CCTTCTGAGTGAGGGCTTAGTGAGCAGGAGGGCACAAGTGACTTGACCCTATATAGGCTTCGTTGGCCTGGTGAGAGCCAGCTTTCGGTGGGACCCAGAGAAATATTTATTGCACAGGGGCGGGACAATGTACTGACTTACAAACTGTGAAATCACAGTGcttaaaacaaagtaaacagtCTGCTGTGAGTGAATACTTTAAAGTTTGCAAAGTATTTTGTTGTACAGTTCTGCTTTCCTCTGTTTACCAAGcctctcacttctttctttttattttattttatggcccaggctggcctggaatttgtctGCTTCCACTTCCAGTGCTGGCACTTGCCACTAAACCCAGTTTATTTAGTGCTGGCCTTAAACCTAGGcttaggcaagcgctctaccaacaGAGCATCCTCAGTTCTGGCGATCCTCCCCAGTCCACTCTTTCTGTACCTGACCACTCCTGttcctctttattttaaaatgatttattttatgtgttttgcccgTATGCCTGTGTACCTCGTGCATGCAGTTCCCACAGAGGCTAAGGGAGGGCtttaggtcccctggaactggagttccagctGGTTATGAGCGGCTAGGTGGGTGttcagcaagagcagccagtgctcttagctgctgagtcatctctttgcCGAAGCCTCTTTCgaatatgaaaagaaatgattttccTAAGAGTTTCTTCATGTTTCACTTTGGTTTTCACAAGACTTTGCAGTCTTATACACTGGAGGCAGTCATAGGCTGCAGGCTTTATTTTGATAAGCACAGAAAAATGTAGGACAGCAATTTATATCTACAGATAACAGTAAGTAGGTGTCAGAACATTCTTAGTTTTGCCTCTCAACTTCTGGCTGGATGTTGGTCTCCGGAGGAAATTGGGTAATCTTGTTCAGAGTGGCGTCAAAACTCCTTCTTAACCTAAGTTACTAATGTCACCAATGTTCTTTCTCGAGATTCTGAAAAGCTTTGGAGAGGAGTATGCGGCTAAAGAAAAGATCACTTAGTTCCGGCTGGAGGCTTCAGCAGTTACAAAACCTCTTCAAACAGTGAAATAGCATACTGTTCACTAAGCCCCTCCCTCGCTATGACGTCAAGAAACACACCCTATCATGTCATTGTCTGGTTACTTCTTTGGAAAGAGCTATTTTTAGTGCGGGGCAAACACATATTTGCTTTAGAGCATGAGTTATAACGTACACATTAAAAGGCAGATTTGAAAATGCCTTCAAtattactatttttctttatgtttggcCGATTGTGTAGAAGGGAACTTGAGGCTAGTCTTTCCAGCGTCACTCTCGGCTCACGGTGTCAGCCGAGAAGGCGGGGCCATGACGTCACATCTGGGCGGGCATGGACTGTTCTAAGTGCGTGCTgcgtgggggggttggggggggagaaAGTACTTAGATACCAGGCTGCAAGGCTCTTTCCCTTCCAGTTTCTACGCCCATTCTCTGCGCGCTGGTTTCGACTTGGGCTGTGTAGTGTGGAGAAGGGGCGGGATCCCTCCTCTTTTCTGCTCCTACTGAGCCGGTCCACTTCGTGCTTGGCTGCATTTCAGGGGTCCGAAGTGTCAGCTTTAGGCCTGGTGAAGCTTGGTGGCACCATGGCCCCGCTCGGAGCCTCTCCGCGTCTGGTGCTGCTGTTTAGCGGGAAGAGAAAATCCGGGAAGGACTTCGTGACCGAGAGGCTGCAGAGCAGGTGTCCGCGGGTGCAGGGAAACCGAGGAAGGGCGCTACCGCAAGTGATGGAGGGCTGGATGGAGGGAGCTCGTGGAGGGCAAGGAGGGACAGGATGACAGGGCAGGGGAAGGCAGATCCTTACAGTCAGTAAAACAGCAGCCTGCACAAATCCACTGCAGAACTATGAAGATGTAGCTCTGCCTTCAAGAAACATGAATTACTACTATTACTATCCAGGCACCTTCAACGTGCCATTCCTGTTTGATGATTGTGGTCTGAGGTAACTGGCCTAGATAAGGAGACTAACATGACTgtaagggtttgtttttttttttttttttttttttttttttttttttttNNNNNNNNNNNTTTTTTCTCAAGACCACGTCCTGAGTGTGTCAGCTCCAAAGAGAATCTGCCCAGAACACCCCGCAATGGCAGGAACTTATGGAATATTCTATGCCAGGTGTTGTGCATCTATATCATCTCATTTAACCTATTTAGCTTCTTTACCAAATAGTGGTATTAGCAAGAGCTaaatcctggtgtgtgtgtgtgtgtgtgtgagagagagagagagtgtggtCCAGCAGCAGAGAGAGCTCATACacctaggagttcaaggccagagtggaCAACATGGTGAATTTTTgagtattaaaattttaaaatttgctagGGTTATAAAGTAGCAAACTCAGGATTTAAACTCAGCTTGGTCTGCCTGGAAATACCGTTCACTcactctgtccttcctttctagatatttattttcaaagatgtGTTTATGTGATGGGTGTGGCTTTGTGCCTTGGTGTGTGCGAGTgttcttggaagccagaagagggcaggtgatccccagaactggagttacagatggttgtgagccttcatgtgggtgctgggaatagagccTTGGTCTGTAAGAAGagcaagcactgggattaaaggcatgtgccgccacacTTGGCCCATCTTCAGCTTTTAAGAAAGCATGGTTCTCGGGGTTGAGCCAAGACTGTCAGGCTTCTGAGGCTCGCCTTTCCCCCGAGGCTTCTATTTTTCTTAAGTGATAAGATATTCTAGGaaacactgttttttgttttcttctggaaacttgggctgggaaagcagagaagggggagagagaacacTGGGGCTCCTCTCCGAGGGCAAGGTGATCAGGACACCACGTGTGAGGTACCACAGCCATTCCAAGAGGTTCAGGGGAGCCCTGGGCAGAGGTTCCTACCCCAAACCTTTATCACTAAATAATCACCATCGATGTCTAAACTTTACTTGTTCTTAGCTCCACGCATAGGCAGAAGAGCAGCCGGAAGCCTAGACGATGGATGGGGTTCGGCTGCTAGGAGTCCACAGCCTGGCTCAGTGCTTAGTGGATGGTGTGCTGCAGATTTCTTATCTGTTCTAGTCAAGTTctgctatcttttttttaagatgatgtacttcttttttttttaagatttatttattttattatatgtaagtacactgtagctgtcttcagacactcgagaagagggcgccagatctcattacggatggttgtgagccaccatgtggttgctgggatttgaactctggacctttggaagagcagtcgggtgctcttacccactgagccaNNNNNNNNNNNgatggttgtgagccaccatgtggttgctgggatttgaactctggacctttggaagagcagtcgggtgctcttacccactgagccatctcaccagccccaagttcTGCTATTGTTAAATGGGCATTACATGGGATGGCTAAAAGAATCAAAGGAGCCAACCTGTCCGGGAATACAGTGTTAGCTATTTTAATTTACTGTTTCATTACCCACAATGTTACTTTAAAGCGGGGAGCACCTATTTCATAGCATATAGGAAACAATTGTAAGTACACCGAGTAACTCAGGGCAAATTATTAATGTTGCGGTAACCAGGCCAACGTTTACTAAGGTCTCTGTGGCTCTGAGAGAACGCCTTTGGAGTCCCAGCATAAACCTGATCCAACCAGAACATCAGCAGGTCTAGAGTTTCCTACGGCAATTATTTAATGCCTTCTGCCTGTTCAGGGCTCCTTTATATTCCTTTGACTTTTGTAATAGTCCTGTGTGACGGTGGGGCAGATGATGCTATTATTTTATCAATGAGCAAAGAGgatcagagaaggggaggccaaGAGTAGAAATTCCTATGGTAGAAATGAGCAACAGAGGCACTACACTCCTCTTTTGGACACTGGAGACTGTTGGCAGCACAGGATTAACTGGGTTCTGATTCCTTGTCCCATAGACTTGGAGGTAACATCTGTGCTATCCTGCGGCTCTCTGGTCCACTCAAGGAGCAGTATGCTCGGGTAGGTGGTGGCTTGTGGCTTCTGGGGGCGCTGGGATGAGCCTGCTCTTGGAGAAATGGCTACTGCTTGAGTCACTGGCTCAAGAGAGTCTAGATCTGAGGCCCTATCTTAAGGacagacaaacaagaaaaggaaggggtCCAGGAAGGGCTGTAGGTGCTTGAGTTGGCAGCTCTGATGCCTCCTATCTTACAGGATCTGTACTATAATCCCCTTTCTTCAACTGTGTCACACTGGCATACTCTGCCACCCACCTGGCCTAATACAACCCTGGGATTCTCAGGGCTTGGGAAGAGGGTGCAGttgataaaatgcttgctgtgacCTGATTTCTATCCTGAATACCTACAGAAAAAGCCAGGCAATtgtgctgtaatcccagcactagggaggcagagacaggcagatctctgtagctTGCTTGCCAGCCAGCTTGGCCTAATTGGTGAGGTCCCGGTCCCAGtgggagaccttatctcaaaaacaaaataaaaacctcaagGTGGATGGAGCAGTATCTGAGATTGCAGACCTGTAATCGAGTGTAGACGCACAGGTACACACCTTTCCCCCAAAGAAATTTAGGCACATCAACTGTCAGGACACAGGGTTAGGTGGGCGGAAAGCGAGATGTAGAGCAGTGTGCAGATGGTCCTAGTCAGTCTGGTTTTGGTATAACACAGCAGCTGAGACTGGGTACTTTGTACAGAAAAGAGATATATAACACATAGTTGTGAAGGTCCAAGAACATGGTGTTAGTATTCTCTTAGCTTCTGGTAAGGGCCTTATGGTGGGAGGACAGTGGACAAAAGAAAGATCACGTGGTAGGAGGACTGAGGAGAGAGGCCTGGAGCTGTATATATTGACCAATCCAGTCCCACAGAAGTGGGAACTCATTAGTCCTCTCTAAGAGCCACAATCCCTCAGAGGCACCATGTCCCAATACCACCACATTGGGGACAAGGCTAAACAGGAGATTTGGTGGGGACAAACCATACTAATGACTGAGAATTAGAATTATACCTGGTGGTGAATGCATTTCATCTCAgttcttggaaggcagaggcaggtagatctctgtgaatttgaggcctgcctggtctacaaagagagtccaggccagccaggttatggtgtgagaccctgtctaaaaaaaaaaaaaaaggtatatctGTTCTATATCCAGTTCTTCTTTAGGTACATATATGAAGTGCTTGCCCCTTTGAACATTGTTCCAGCTGTGAGGGATGTTCCAGATGTGAGTTTCTGTACTGCTGGAAAAGATACCACTGGAACCGCAGTGCTGGCTGGcacagggagaagaagaggggaggagaagagatttttttgttgttgttttttgtttttgttttttttgagacagggtttctctgtatagccctggctgtcctggaactcactttgtagaccaggctggcctcgaactcagaaatccagagaAGAGATTTTTATTGCAAACAAATGCATCTCTTTTGAATTTTGGTTGTTGTTACTTTACTACtactattaatattattattattttgaaacagggtttccctatatatctctgcctggcctggaactctctttgtagaccaggctagccttaaactcatagggatacacctacttctgcctcctgagtgctgggattaaaggtgtgagccaccacctcctggctatGGGTTATATTTTTGAGACTACCTTTCTATTCTGGAGCCTTCTGGGTAGAGCCTTTGCTTGCCATTGTctctggagaagaggagggaaggctTAGAAGCAGCTCCCTGGGGGTCAGGGTAGCCCCTCCTGTCTGAGGGTTCCTCTGGGTGTACAAGGTCCTAGGAATGCCCAGAACCAAATGAAGCAATGCTATTTCAGCCAAGTGCCAGGACGTTGGGtatgggaaaggagaagaagagggagactTATCTCTCTGGGGTTTTTCATGGAGGCAAAAGATGCCAGAAGGACACAAGACTTCTGACTGGAAACACTATAGGCTAAGTTTGTGCCCAGGGGCTGCAAACTAACTTCAAGATTAGTTTAAGCCGGAAGTAACTGGAAGGAGGTAACCCTCAGAAGAGAAAAAATGACACCATACATGTCAAACAGTTTTGGAATTATCTAAGACCTCCCAGCTTTGGgtatcttggggggggggggtgtcttcctTTGTAAGGCTCGCCTCCTGACTGCCTTTGTCAGTGTCCAAGCTGGCTAGTGACTACAGGGAGGTGCCAGGTAGGACTGGTTCTTCCTGCTTCAGGAAGGATTGTGGGACTGTGTCATAGATGGACTTGCATTGCAGGAGCATGACTTGGACTTCCAGAGACTTCTGGATGCAAGCACCTACAAGGAGACCTATCGGAGGGACATGATCTGTTGGGGGGAGCAGAAGCGCCAGGCAGACCCAGGCTTCTTCTGCCGGAAGATTGTGGAAGGCGTGTCCCAGCCTATCTGGGTAAGGGGGCTCGGCCTTGGCGTACAAAACAGGTCTTCCCAACCCTCTCCTGGGGCCATCTCTCATCTTCACTGCTACCTTCTGTCCATGTCCTTCCGCCCACCTCGCTAGCATctcagaagtcctcctgcctctgtaggCCATCTCTGGACAGGAGCCAGGGTGACTTAAAAAGTAAGCCCTGTATCAGTGGAATGTGGAGAATGTGCTCttaaaccccccccccacacacacacacacaagtaaagtCCGAGTTTTGATGTGAATGTTGGCACTCCCGAGTTCCTCTCCATCCTAACAGAGCTGTAGCCACCAGCCAGCGTCTCTTACATCAGTTATGTACTTGtgactttgctttttttccttcttgccttcccttctgttttcttttctctctgtttcattatttatttatttagacaatGTTTTACTATGTTGTCAGGGCCAGCTactttgtagactaggatggccccagacactcacagagatccacctgcctctgcctcccaagtgccagaattaaatgtgtgtaccaccacacctagcagaTCATGCCTTTGCCTGTCTTTTTCCTGCCCGGCTGCCCCTTCCTGACCTTTTGACCTGATTTACTCTGACACTTTTCAATGCCTCCATTGGGAAGCCTTCCTTGATATACaccattgtcttttcttttttttttttttttttggttttcaagacagggtttctcgggccgggcgtggtggcgcacgcctttaatcccagcactcgggaggcagaggcaggcggatttctgagttcgaggccagcctgggctacagagNNNNNNNNNNNNNNNNNNNNNNNNNNNNNNNNNNNNNNNNNNNNNNNNNNNNNNNNNNNNNNNNNNNNNNNNNNNNNNNNNNNNNNNNNNNNNNNNNNNNNNNNNNNNNNNNNNNNNNNNNNNNNNNNNNtcactttgtagaccaggctggcctcgaactcagaaatccgcctgcctctgcctcccaagtgctgggattaaaggcatgcgccaccacgcccggtttaccattgtcttttctttttccttttttatttttatttttcccttttctttcgcctaagacagggtctcatgtgacgcaggctggccttggacctCTATGTGGTCAAGGTAACTTTCAGCCTCTGATtctcctgctcccacctccccAGGTCTTAACTAACCCACAGGACCCTACACTGAGCTGTCCTTATTCATCCTTGTGGTAAATTCTGAGTGAGTGTCTCCTTTTGCCAGACAAACACCTCTCTAGGTTCTTAGGGAATGCTGGTTCAAAATGGAATGAAGAGTTTACCTTCAAGGAACTTCCCGTTATAGTCAGGATTTGGGGAGACATGTAGGTggtgccaggggtgggggtggaggtcaAACAAGATAGATGGTGGTGTGGGCAGCTGGTGTCTAAGGCCTGCTGTCTAAGGACTGCTTTTTGAGGCTTAAGAAGGCCTTGTTCTTAAGGTGAGGTCAGAGCATGACTGTAAGGAAGTGAAGGAGTGAGCTGAATGGATAGTTAGGGAAGTAGCTTTCTAGAGAGAGGGATGAgaatgtgaaggccagagagggGTCCATTCCTTCTGTTTGAGAAGCAGCCATTGTGGTAGCCTTGGAAGGTTAAGGACAAAGGTTATAAGGCTTTGGAAGAGTCTAGGAGTCACTGAGAAGTTCTAAGAAGAGGAAAGACATGGTTTAGGAATCAAAGAGCAATTGACTTAATTAATAGGGTGTAGGCCAATGGTGGAATGTGTTTTAGTGTCTGGACATAGTTCTTGGAAGGAGTGGGCTTGAAAACCTGAGACAGGAGATGGCTTAATGAATAAAACCCC
This region of Mus caroli chromosome 3, CAROLI_EIJ_v1.1, whole genome shotgun sequence genomic DNA includes:
- the Pmvk gene encoding phosphomevalonate kinase; protein product: MAPLGASPRLVLLFSGKRKSGKDFVTERLQSRLGGNICAILRLSGPLKEQYAREHDLDFQRLLDASTYKETYRRDMICWGEQKRQADPGFFCRKIVEGVSQPIWLVSDTRRASDIQWFQEAYGAVIQTVRVVASEQSRQQRGWVFTPGVDDAESECGLDNFGNFDWVIENHGDEQCLEDQLEHLLEFIQAKL